A segment of the Desulfitobacterium dehalogenans ATCC 51507 genome:
TTGCAGATCGAGCATGATCCACCCCAGACTAGCAAAGAGAATCGTACTGCACAGAATCCCAAGGATTCCGAGACCTCCAAAATTGGTAAAGAACTGCTGTATTTCCTGGCCGGAGGCAAAGCCTGCTCCCATGACAGCGCCCACATACGTTGCTGCCACTTGAAAAATCACTTTACTATTCATAAAACTCCCCCCTGCCTCATGCTTATGGCCTCTTCTTTCCGCTCATGCATAAATTCCTGACAATCGGGGAATAATTGAGATAGGTATGTTTATGTTTACATATTTTGGGAGGGGAATTCATGGGCATTCTTTCGGTATTTACCGAATCACATAAATATAAAGCTCATTTTGATGATAAAGTTGCAACCCAGAAGATGGAAGCTCGGCTTATTGAAGTATTGCACAGTGAACGTCATCGCCCGTTGGTGTTTTTATGTATTGGAACTGACCGCTCAACCGGTGATGCGCTCGGTCCTATAACGGGCACTTACCTAAGCCAAAAAGCTTTGCCTAAGCTTAGTGTTTTGGGAACTCTTGAGCAACCGGTGCATGCAGCAAATTTATCGGAGTACATCAGTCATATCCAGAACTCCTATTACAACCCTTTTATCATCGCCATTGATGCTTGCCTCGGGAAAATGGATTCTGTAGGGAATATCACTCTTGCAAATGGGCCCTTAAAACCTGGAGCAGGTGTTCATAAAGAGCTTCCGGCAGTGGGAGAAGTCCATCTCACCGGTATAGTCAATGTGGGAGGTTTTATGGAGTACATGGTTTTACAAAATACCCGCCTCGGTTTAGTCTGGAGAATGGCTGAAACCATGAGTGACCTTTTGGGCAATGCCTACATTAAAACGAGGCTCTCCTAGCACACGAAATTAAACCCGTTTTCAGTCATCCCTGAAAACGGGTTTTTACTTTGCTTCTCAAACGATTTAAATTATATTTTGATCGTTTCTTTCGCTTTTACAATAGCCGCCTTTTCTTCCTGAGAAAGATGATAGGTGGATTCTCCTTGGATTACCGGTTTCGCATAAACCCTTGATTCTTCACGATTATTAATCGAGGAAAGAACGACACCGTCTCCCTGCTGATTCAGAAGTGCTAAGGCAAAACTGAGATCGCTTCCCATATTGTCAAAAGCATTAAACCGCACCAGTTCGGCCCTATCGATTGCGGAACGAAGCTTAAGCTCTGCCTGATCCATTCTTTTTTCCGTCGCCTCTAAATTAGTATTGATATGATTAACCTTATTTATATATTCTTTAAGTTGTTCATCCAATGAGCTTCCATCAAGAAAGGTCTGGAGAGCGAGATAGGATTTTTGAAATCCTTTCATACGATTCTGCAAAACTAAAATCCAAATCAGTTCAATGACACATAATACTCCCACCAAGATGATTGCCCAGGTGGATAAGGGCATTATTTGTTCCAAATTCATTGTATCCTCCTCAATCCATTTATAGCGACTACACCATTTGCGATAGTATCATAGTTATGGGGACAGCTACAAATATTCCCGGCAGTAGATTTCCTACTTTTATTTCTTTAATTTCAAGTATGTTCAGACCAATGCCGACAATGAGTAATCCTCCGGTAGCGCTCATCTCTGCAATGACAGGCTCAGAAAGCAACCCCTGTAAAAGTGATGCAGAGATAGTTATTCCGCCTTGATAAAGAAAAACAGGTACAGCAGAAACCAAAACACCGATGCCCATAGATGAAGCTAAAACAATTGAGGAAATGCCATCCAATAAAGATTTCGCATAGAGTATGTCATGCACTCCTTTAATACCACTTTCAAGAGCTCCCATAATGGCCATAGCTCCCACACAGAACATTAAGCTGGAGGAAACAAAACCTTTCGTGAAATTTCCATTTCCGCCTTTAGCAAATTTATGTTCAAGCCATTTACCTAACTGCTGAAGCTTATGCTCAATATCAATCCATTCCCCGATTATTCCTCCCAAAACTAAGCTCGCTATAACCACCAGTGGGTTATTTGTTTCTAATGCCATACTTAACCCAATGAGAATAACTGCCAATCCTATCCCTTGAATTACTGTTTTCTTCATTTTTTCAGGCAGCGCCTTGCCAAAAATAATTCCCACCAAAGCCCCGCCAATGATCGCTAAAGAATTTACTATGGTACCTAACACCTTTTCACCTTCATCACTGTTCCACGTGGAACACTATTTATTACAAACCCAAAGAGTAGAGTGTTCCACGTGGAACATTTTTAATCAATATTGATATTCCATATCTCTAAAAGGCGATTAAACTCATCCTCAGAGAAATATTCTATTTCAATTTTGCCTCTGACGGCGCTCCCCTTCACCTTCACCTTGGTTTGAAAGGAAGACCTCAATTGATCCTCAATTTGAGCAAACAACGGTGAATCCTTCATTTTATCTTTCTTTGGAGTCTTACTCTGCTCTGTATATTTTAAGATTAGGTTTTCTAATTCCCTCACTGGCAAATTCTCTTTCGCTGTCTTCTGTGCTAAAAGAACCTGAAGTGATGAATCCTTAATTGCCAGGAGGACCTTTGCATGGCCGAGGCTTAATTTACCTTCTTGAATTAAGTGAAGCACTGGATCAGGCAACTGAATGACACGAAGAAGATTCGCTACTGTAGGACGTCCCTTTCCCACTCTCTCAGCAACTTGTTCTTGAGTCAGTCCATACTCTTTTATGAGACGGGCATAAGCGAGGCCCTCTTCCACCGGTGAAAGGTCAGATCTCTGGATATTCTCTATCAATGCCTTCTCCGCCAACTCTTGTTCACTTCCTGTTTGGAGAAGACAGGGAATCTTAGTAAGCCCAGCCAGCATTGCAGCACGATAGCGTCTTTCACCGGCAACAATAATATATCCATCATCTTTTGGCTGAACCAATATTGGCTGCAGCAAACCATGGGTCTTTAAGGACGCAGCTAATTCTTCCAAACTTTCCTGATCAAAGCCCCTTCTCGGTTGATCGGGGTTAGCTTTTATCTTATTTAACTCAATCTCTTGGACTGAAGCTTCATTTCCTACGGGTTCAGCACCAATCAATGCCTCTAAGCCACGACCTAAAGCTCTTTTAGACACGCTGCAATACCTCCTCTGCTAAATCACGGTAAACTTCAGCACCTCGTGAGCGCGCATCATAAAGGACAATGGGCTTGCCGTGACTTGGAGCTTCCCCCAATCGGACATTTCTTGGCACAATAGTTAAAAAAACTTTACTTTTAAAATACTTTTTAACTTCGTCAACCACTTGGATTCCTAAATTGGTTCGTGCGTCAAACATTGTCAACAGCGCGCCAAGAATATTCAAATGAGGATTCAGTCTACCTTTTACTCTATGAATCGTATCCATTAACAAAGTCAGCCCTTCAAGAGCGTAGTACTCACATTGAACTGGAATAAGGACATCCGTGGCGGCAGTTAAAGCATTCAAAGTAAGTAAGCCCAAGGAGGGAGGACAATCGATAATAATAAAATCATAGTCGTTTTTAATAGTCGCTAGGGCAGAAGCAAGTTTTCCTTCTCTCT
Coding sequences within it:
- the yyaC gene encoding spore protease YyaC; the protein is MGILSVFTESHKYKAHFDDKVATQKMEARLIEVLHSERHRPLVFLCIGTDRSTGDALGPITGTYLSQKALPKLSVLGTLEQPVHAANLSEYISHIQNSYYNPFIIAIDACLGKMDSVGNITLANGPLKPGAGVHKELPAVGEVHLTGIVNVGGFMEYMVLQNTRLGLVWRMAETMSDLLGNAYIKTRLS
- a CDS encoding DUF4446 family protein: MNLEQIMPLSTWAIILVGVLCVIELIWILVLQNRMKGFQKSYLALQTFLDGSSLDEQLKEYINKVNHINTNLEATEKRMDQAELKLRSAIDRAELVRFNAFDNMGSDLSFALALLNQQGDGVVLSSINNREESRVYAKPVIQGESTYHLSQEEKAAIVKAKETIKI
- a CDS encoding DUF554 domain-containing protein, which encodes MLGTIVNSLAIIGGALVGIIFGKALPEKMKKTVIQGIGLAVILIGLSMALETNNPLVVIASLVLGGIIGEWIDIEHKLQQLGKWLEHKFAKGGNGNFTKGFVSSSLMFCVGAMAIMGALESGIKGVHDILYAKSLLDGISSIVLASSMGIGVLVSAVPVFLYQGGITISASLLQGLLSEPVIAEMSATGGLLIVGIGLNILEIKEIKVGNLLPGIFVAVPITMILSQMV
- a CDS encoding ParB/RepB/Spo0J family partition protein, with product MSKRALGRGLEALIGAEPVGNEASVQEIELNKIKANPDQPRRGFDQESLEELAASLKTHGLLQPILVQPKDDGYIIVAGERRYRAAMLAGLTKIPCLLQTGSEQELAEKALIENIQRSDLSPVEEGLAYARLIKEYGLTQEQVAERVGKGRPTVANLLRVIQLPDPVLHLIQEGKLSLGHAKVLLAIKDSSLQVLLAQKTAKENLPVRELENLILKYTEQSKTPKKDKMKDSPLFAQIEDQLRSSFQTKVKVKGSAVRGKIEIEYFSEDEFNRLLEIWNINID
- a CDS encoding ParA family protein, with the protein product MAKIIAIANQKGGVAKTTTAVNLSACLVEQGKKVLLLDLDPQGNATSGCGILKSKLKESIYDVLINEVPIERIIKSTELAGLFVAPAQIELAGAEIELVALEKREGKLASALATIKNDYDFIIIDCPPSLGLLTLNALTAATDVLIPVQCEYYALEGLTLLMDTIHRVKGRLNPHLNILGALLTMFDARTNLGIQVVDEVKKYFKSKVFLTIVPRNVRLGEAPSHGKPIVLYDARSRGAEVYRDLAEEVLQRV